The Lonchura striata isolate bLonStr1 chromosome 9, bLonStr1.mat, whole genome shotgun sequence region GACAATGCAATTACCAATTCATTATCATTATTAATAAAGTCACAGTAATAATTTATGTTACCAGGAGGTTTGTTACTGGAACTGAAACTAGTTCTTCAAGCTCGTGTGCAAATGTAGGCTATTGTACAATCCAGCACAAGCATTTCTAAAGACTTGGACATCTGCATTTAACCCACAGATACGTGCTGTTCATTGGTTCCTCTGCTGCTGTATGGAAATGTTTGTTACAGCTTTCTCAGCATTTCCTCGGTAGTCTGTGGAAGGGGACAGTGCATGTCTCATGCACTCTTTAAGTGGAGCTTAAAGAGGCTGAAGTTCAAAGCCTGGACTTTGCATCAGAATGGTTGAAATATTCACACCCTGTCTACTCTGCAGACTCTGGGAAGTCAGAGCTGGCAGGCAGACAGATGTCAGCAATTTTGCCTTAGAGTGCTCCTTCTGAATCATTGGTACTCTACTGGCAGCATTGGAGAATCAATTGCTCTTTCTGTAGCCTTTAACAATTTCTCTGTCTGTAGTGCTTGTTTATGGCAAAAACAATGCCTGTAAATTGTTTTTTCCTAACTTcctcctttctgctgcttttgctaCATTTCTGCTCTTCAGTTTTTCAATTTAACATTCCTCATTATTACCAGTATCTGGTAGTAAAATTTACCCCTTTAAAAATCATGGTGCTGCATGTTAAAACTATGAGTCCTCTGTTTTAGCCAAGCTAAGAGCATGAATGACCCTCTTTTGATAGAGAATGCTTTCCCAGTTTGCATAGGAACAGAAGAgaacttttttttccagcttcaaTCTTTCCTTCAGGATCCTTGACACACTTGTAATTTCCATTGTCATATAAACTCTTTAATATTTGGATACCATAATTGTTTGCCACAGCATGTctcaaatggaaaagaaaataaaactgagaaaTGTATTATAAAAGCTGACTTGAGCATAGATCACTGAAAGGTAGCTTTTGCACAAAATAGTTTGGTGGTTTAAATTTTTCTCCTGTGTCATATGAGCTTAGCACCTCATTTCATCTGGCTTTTGTTTGTAGTGGAGTGCATCAAAATTTACTTAGGGTAAATGTCTAtggaaaaatttattctttagctAGAAAAGTTAATATGGTTACAGATTCTATCTTGGATTTATATTTAATAAGCATAGCTCTGCATTCAACCAGACAATGGATGGGCTCTGAGCTTTGTCTTCCTGCTGTTAGAGTTAATGTCTCGGACAACTGGAGATTTGCCAGGAAAACCACTCACAGCATTGCAAATCCCAGTTCACAAGGGCAGGAACTCAATATCAAACTTACTTGGACTTATTATAAAAATGTATGTGGCTGCTAAACTAGTTAAGGCATTTTTAGAGTCAGGATGATTATGTAAATGTTTTTAGTATCTGTTTGTGTGACAATATGTCTGTTTTGTTCATTTCTTTAGTAATAAATCTGTAAAATCATAATTTTAGACAGACTGAAATTGAACTTATTTTGACATCCATGTAATGCACTGGATATGAGGATGAAAAGAAGTGATCATTAAACTTCCTCTCGATATCATGTGTTCTGTGTATGGATTTCAGTTGTAGCAGTAAAGACAGGCTTTTACGTATTAGATGATAAGCTTTGATTTGTCCTTTGAaagatgttttttcctcttttacttTAGATTTGGTGTTAAAAAGAAACCAATTTACATAAATGTCATAAGAGATCCTATAGAACGCCTAGTTTCTTATTATTACTTTCTGCGCTTTGGAGATGATTACAGACCAGGGCTGCGGAGGCGAAAGCAGGGGGATAAAAAGGTAAAGTACACCTAATAATATGTTGAACTTATTAAGATGAAtctgaaaacaattttaaaaatgcccTGATAAAAGCCAAATTGTTATTTTATCAGCCTTGGTGATAGTGATGGCTTTGTAAgttcttttctccattttctgtcCATACTGGAGCAGAGCATGATTTTAGTATGTTGTCTGTACCCTTATAAATTCACTGTATATTgcaatttgttaaaaaaaattaaaaaatgcatttttttaattgttgttaGGTACCCAGAATTATAATTATCATATTAAGCTTATCCTCCTATCGTATACATACCTTATATCTTTTCTTGTTGAAGACTGAGAcatattttttcagtaaaagCTGTAGAACTGCTGATGCTTTGgctttgtttattattttcatataaTTATCAACCcaatttattctattttttttacaaacatAAACATTGCAATGTCTTTTGGGAAACTATGGATTATGACACATATATTTCTGTACTTCCTCCTCATGTCTTAGGTGGCTTAGACAAGTTCAGGTTAGCACATTCAAACATTGGCTAGTAGTACAGTTTCAGGATGGCAACATCATTCAGATTCCATAATGGATTTGTTCCAGAAAGAATCTATACCTCTGCTGTCATGGTTTGCAGTATGACCTTTCTGAGCAtgttggtttggatttttcttATACTGGGGAGAAAACTAGGGTATTAAATATACGAGTATGGTTTACAAAACTGTAGCTTGAACATTGCAGAATCCTATAAAATGTAATGAATTTTTGTACTTCACAGAGCCAAATACTTTATACAGTTTCAGGGATGATATTTTATTAAACTgatgctgtttttctgtaacaTTGACAATTTAGTGTAGTGCTGTGTGGGTACCAAGAGACATTgaagaaacaagcaaaagtCACACAAAATATACAGCTTAGTCTATAAACACCATAACAACTAATAATAATGAGTAATCATTTTGTGTGCTGCCTCCATTCAAATAATGCTTTTTAACTATTTGGAGCaaaccttttctcttttctttccatttgggAGCTAACTGGTCCTCTGTTACTTAGGCTTTAGCGCCATCTTCAGTTACTGCATTTCAGTTTGTCCAGGTATCCTGAAGCACAGCAGCATAGGAAGAGGAAAGCTTCAAGAATAAATTgaaattaagtttaaaaattGTCTTTATAGAACTGGCTAAACAGATGAACAGGTGATGTGATATGATAtcataaaagcattttaaataatatagATCTCATCTTTTGTTGCCGGTCTTCCTCTTTCCTGCTGGAGATCAGTTGCTTGGAAAGCTGAGCATGCTGCTAAGTCTGAGCTGTTTCTAGGACATAAAACTTACTAAAAAGAGTGAAATTTAACcgtgtttattttaattttgaattgtaATCCAAACAACCTAGTTAGGTAGTCCCTGGGAAACATGCCAAAAATTCCTTAGCGTTGCTGCTTGGTAGACTGCACTGTAAGCTTTGATTTGCTGGGAAAAAGGTCATATGCATTTCTGTTTATAATGCTTGCAGTGCATTGCATTATTAATTTTATGCTTTTCTGTTAAAGGTGCTTTTTACATTTTGTCACTACAATACCACTTTCTTTAGGTCTGAGAGACTTGTTGACAGATTTAACATGATCTGTAAGCATTTCAAGTTCATTTGAAGTGAAATTGATTTACTGTATCAAGCTTCTGGTTTCTTTCATGTAAATCAGGTAGTACTATTTTTCCAAAGTGTCCCTGGGGAACTGTCAATGTATAGATGATGTAAGCTTTGCATACATTAGTTATAAAATTCAGTAAGCTCAAAAATGCATTGGGCCAATTGCAGTTTCCTTATTCTTGTATGTGTTACAGTGGATTAATGAAAAGCTCTTCAGTTGAAAAGTAGGGAAGACCAGAAATTACCTCTAGTAAAACTCAATTGTTCCTTTATTAGTGGAAAGGAATCTCAACATATTTTATACTCCTGTCCCCTCCTAGCCCATACCACGGCATTTATATAGAAGAATTCTAAACTAGGTTGTTTTCTGTATCCCTGTGCTTCCTGTTAGCTTGGCTCCAAATGCAGAGTCTGTAGAGGCAAGGgtttatttataataaaatctCTGGATGGAGCAGCCGAGGTAGGTGCATAAGAGGAAGTGGGGAAGGAAGTCTGTCCTATTTCAGCTTACTTAGAAAATGGCTTGCTTCCTCTTGCTTATTAATTGTAAAATAACCTGCAGGTATAAGCAAAGAAATCTTTCTTTGCACAGATGCCAGTTCATTTTTAGTATAAACATTCATAATTTAGGAGGTGCATTTAACAATAGATGAGTGCAGAATTTCCCTACAGAACTATGCTAAGGAAAGCATACCAATGTCTTGCTTCCCTACTTAAGCTGCATTTTTATCTATGATGTACGACATGTACAAGCTATTCCAGACTCAGAGTTCAATGTGAGCCAAGGCACCACAGTTTATTCTCTGCTTTGGCACAGTATCAATAATTTTTTCAGATTATCTCATAAACTTCTCCTCAAAATAGAAGCAAATTGTGTTGTCCTTGTTCTTAAACTCAAATAATTACACAAATGTGTTTTTACATAGTTGCTTTGAACAGAAACTTGTAATTATACTGAAGAAGCAATCTAAAAAGTTgtctgtgggatttttttttttttttaatacaggcCTTATATCTTTATTATAAATATCATAAATACTTCTAGTAAAGCATTTACAAATTCCCTCCAGTACTAATGGAGCTCCTTTTGGAACTGTGTTACTGCAGTTGAAATTCTGTTACTACAGCTGTGTATTCTACACCTGTACTAGAGCAGGTAGAGAGCAATATTGTATGGAATATTCTGTTACGCTGTGAACAActtcttttcatttcttctgaTTGCCAAAACAAAATTAGCCTCTCAAATGACAGTTATTTGTCATTATTCAAATGTAGTAGAAGCTTGTTTAATCTAAAGCACAAAATGCACAatgttctgttttaaaaaacatccagctgctgcaggatcaCACAATTACTTATGgcatttgatgctgtatcttTAGTGACTTCATTTATagggaaaaataattatacCAACACTTACTGACTGTTTTTGGTAGTTTTGACAAATAGTCTTTGCTAAAGTTATATCAAAGGTATATCAATGTATCAGGTAAGATCAATTGTTCATTAGTTGTAACCATAAAGGACTGTCCAAGTACTATTTAGCTGAGACACTAGATCATCCTAGTAACACTGTGAAAGCAAGgcttcaaattttttttctagaaccATGTATGTGTTTTTCTGTCCCCACTACATTTAGCAACTAACCAGTTTGAGATATTTGATACATATATGAGATTGTAAAGCTCAGCTCAATTTTGTCTTTGTTCCAGACCTTTGATGAATGTGTGGCAGCTGGAGGTTCCGACTGTGCTCCAGAGAAACTCTGGCTTCAAATTCCATTCTTCTGTGGCCACAGCTCAGAATGCTGGTAGGGAGATAAATGTGACTTGTTCATCAAGTATATCAGTGCTGAAATCTAAACTTTTAACAAATTTCAATATGTAGTCCAGTTGATAAAAGTGCGAGGGACTGAACAGAGTGCAGCAGTGGATACTTGAGTAACAGGTTTTCTGTTGAAGATGGATTTACTGAAACAGTTTTGCAGTTCTTTAAGCTAGCAGTATGTTACAATACTGTATCAGCAGTCCTGTGAAGGAAAGcatgttttcaatttttaaaataatttttgcagaTTTAGAGTCTTGACATTTTTCTCTTGTGTCAGACTAAAGTACCCTTCTTTTGGCATGGAGATACTTCAGTTCAAGCTCCTAAAGTTCCTGGGGAGTACACAAGAATTGAGATCAGGAtaaatttaactttttaaacatttaccAGATATCCAGTAGTCAATGCTACTTAGcagaaactgaaacaaaagcaaatagTGTCCATCTGtcaatgcaaaatattttataataatggcaaagatttaaaaaaactctttagcaaaaaaaaaaaccaaaccctagAGCTTTTGAAAGACTCTGAGTGATAGCAAGGGCAATTATTTGTCAAAGGTTTTGTTCATTCAAACACAAGCCAAGTAAATGGTCACTTGGGAACTCCTCTTTCAGTGCCTGTTTTTCAGACATGTTTACTCTCTGGCCATGtggagaagcagagaaagaaagaaggtgCAAAGGGGAAGGTCTGTTCTTGCCAGATTTTTGGTATCTAATGTGAAAGTAGAGACACAGTATTAATATTGAGACAGTGTAAATCCTCAAAAAATTGCTTGATTAGAAGCATTaatcatacacacacacactggatATTTTTGTTTAGACTATTTTATAAGTAAAGGAGTCACATTTTTAGGTAAGAGGAACTGGAAAGGGAAATGAAGTTAGGAATAGTTATAACTTGGAATAAGTCTTGCCTTTCCTATACAAATGTCCTGTTATGAAGTAATCTCCATCTAGGGACTAAGGATTGTTGGCTGACATCAGAACCTGATATAATTGTTCTCTGTCATTTTAGGAATGTGGGAAGCAGATGGGCTTTGGAACAAGCCAAATACAATCTGATTAATGAATACTTCCTAGTGGGAGTTACTGAAGAGCTTGAAGACTTTATCATGTTATTGGAGGCAGCTTTGCCCCGGTTCTTCAGGGGTGCCACAGAACTGTACCGGACAGGTATTAAAATAGTtgatttccatggatttttcaTCCACTTCCTGCCTTTTTTAGTGTGAATTCTTTAGATCTAGATGAATAGCTTTGAGTCTCTGCCAGGTTTACCTCTCAGCTGGATGATGCTCCTATAGAAGAAACAAACTCCTTTTCAAAGATTCTCagttctctttctctctctttctctctctttctctctctttctctctctttctctctctttctctctctttctctctctttctctctctttctctctctttctctctctttctctctctttctctctctttctctctctttctctctctttctctctctttctctctctttctctctctttctctctctttctctctctttctctctctttctctctttctctctctttctctctctctttttctctcctctctctcctctctctttttctctccctttctcttccccccctctctttctctctttttccttctctctctctttttctctctctcaggggTGATGCTAGTCCAAGTATCCTTCTGCCTTACACAAATGATAAATATTTAAGGCTGGGGTAAAGGTAGGTGTGTAGGTATACTGCATGTAAcatgtaagatttttttttaaggttttccaTTGGCTTCAGTTTTTTAAAGTGGCTGATGTGGCAGATTTCCATTTCCTCAGAAGCCCTGCTGAAATTAACTGTGCTCAGTGCAGCCTGGTTGGCTGAGCAATAAAGCCTGAAGGATGCAGAGACCCAAGCAGATGTTTACCTTTCTGGGCTCCTAGCTATGAGAAGTAGTTCAGTTTCTAGGAGCTGGCCATGCAatttataatgaagaaaagaTCTATCTTAGCAGGACCTCTTAACTGCAAATagagggaaaaaggatctgATGTACAGAGCCTAGATATACAGTATTAACAAGTTAATTACAAAGCAACAGCACTCCTTGGGGAAAATCTGGTCATCATTTTGGTCATCTTTGTCTCAGAAACTCTGCAACAGGGATGTGGCTTATGTATAATTTATGATAGGACTATAGTAAGCTATTAAGATGGGAGAATAATGATTTAAATGCTATTAGTAAAGATTGTATTTTGATTAGAAATAGACAATTGAAATCatgtgaaaacaattttttttttctcttttatggaGAGCTACAGAGAGCTACACCAGAACAGGGAGGTTTTTGGTAGTCTGAGTTGAACATAACCTttcctggaggtatttaaatgATGTGTAGAAGTggtggaggtatttaaaagacgTGTAGGTATGGCACTCGGGGACATGGCAGACTGGGACTTGGCAGTGTTAGGTTTgtggttggactcgatgacctTAAATGTCTTTTCCACTCTAAatgtttctatgattctatgaaagaAGTCTCTGCAGTTTCTAAAATTCTTAACATTTGATACCAGATTAGCaactaaataatttaattttgaaagacTAGTTTTGCTCCAGGTACATTATATATTATGGAGTAATCTTATTCCTAAATGAATGTTCATTCCCTGGGTTTATTAGAACAATCAGGAAGAATTGAAAGAATGGATGCAAAATTCATAAACATTTAGTCAGAGAGGCTGCAGTTTTCCAACTTTGCATGTTGTGTTAATAAATTTTGGATTAAAGCCTGCTCCTTCTAATGCAGTTTATCAACATACTGAGAGTATAAAAACTCTGTAAATAACAAAGGACTGTAAACATTTTTTGAGCACATGAATGTGAAAGTGAAGTTATTGCTTTCATTTTGCATTTAGGAAAGAAGTCGCATCTTAGGAAAACAACTGAGAAAAAACTGCCCACAAAAGAAACTATTGCCAAGCTACAGCAGTCTGAAATCTGGAAAATGGAGAATGAGTTCTATGAATTTGCACTGGAGCAATTTCAGTTTGTCAGAGCACATGCAGTTCGAGAAAAAGATGGAGAATTGTATATTCTGGCTCAAAACTTTTTCTATGAAAAGATTTACCCTAAATCAAACTAAGAATGCTATACTGTTAGATTTATGGACCTAAATCTTTGGCCACATCATCATCTTAGTCCTCAGCCATGGAAACTAGATTGCTTGTAGATCTCCAAGACATTTCTTTATACAAGAAAAGTGGGTTGTGGATGACCTCCAGGGCTTTGGATATAGCTGTGTTGGTAATCCAGAAGCAAAGGCTTCATTTATTTTATCTAACTAATATTTTCAGTGGGAGTCAATATCCTTAACCTGAAGAAATCTACACTATAATTCGGAGCAATTAATACACAGCAGTtctatttgaaaatataaacaatCACAAAACCACTCCTGTTGTtgctctttttaattttcagagcaatttattttcatttatactTCTGtgaagaggaaataatttttccccaGCTTTCAACATGGAGAATTTGGTTGTATACAGTATGAGTAGTCCTAATAACTGGTTGACATCTGTGCTTTGTTTTAGTGAATCATGTCACATGATATTAATTGGGATGGTTAATCATGTTCTGCtgagaaatgctgctgctgctggaattgcccatatttatatatgtggttttattaaaaaattacaacTACTCATTAGTGTTCAAATGTCATTTTCATATTAATATTGTAAAAAGTTAAAGAATCAGAGCAgtgggggttttatttttgtttttttgattACCATCACCACTGACTGAGGTTGGGAAAGAAATTTGGTATTGTCTGCAGTTCTAGTTGATCCTTACACAGTGATATAAAAATTGTAAATTCAGTAAGTTTCTCCATGGATTCTTTGTAATAATTGTAAACTGAGGTATTGGTGAATCCATATTATGACTCTCCTAGTGAGCTGTGGTATGGCTAGGGTTTTCCTACTACTTCAATACTTTTATCTGTAGAATATTTTTACTGAGGTGCTTTATAATGTGTTTTAAAGCATTGCATTTACAAAAGGAGTAAAATGCTGTAAATACTGcttattttatgtatttggaCCAAAAGGTTTAAAGTAACTAGTTTaaagtggggttttttgcaCTGGTTCTGTTACGTGTGAAGTGAAAAACATCACATCTACTTCCTGGCTGAGTTAACTGttggacattgctgaaacacACTTCAGTGACCTCTCTGACTTCAATACCAGAATGTTTTCCAGGGATTCTCTTTACAGAAAAGTAGTCTTCATCCTTTTATTAGGGTAagagaacaagaagaaaattgtCGTATGCAGTCTGGTTGGGAAAGTTGCAGTGAACTTGATTGACATAATTGTATTTGTGTAACTGCCTTACGTGACTGTTGTAAATTTGTAAGTTGCAATTATTAACAATGTGAAACACCTGGCAAATGAAGTAAATTGAAATTTGAGAACAGATGTTTGGGGCCACTGCATTATATAGCAAATGGCCATGGAGCACTGCAAGAATTTTTCCTATTGAATTTTCTTAAAGATACAAGTATTTACACAACTTCCACCTGCCTTTTCTTAAAAGTGCTTTTCACAGGATTTGATTGGGAAGGCACTGAGGAGACAAAGAAAGGAATGGTGGGAAAGGTTTCAGTTCTTAAGGTATGATGCTGAAGGTTTAGTTTAAAATTACCAAGTGGAGTTTCTTTAACCGGCTTGTTCTTGtaatgaaaacaaaggaaatggaaaatggtCTGTGAACTGGATATCTGCAGCCAAAAGTAACAGCCCAATTACAGAAGGGATAATGAGGGACTATCAAGTACATCTTAcagtttctttgttttcttagatttttcccctctgattttaaaaatagatttctcTTTGTTCTTCCCAAATAATCAGGGAAGTTCCTTCTCATAAGTTACCATTTATATAGCATGAACCATGCATAAGACTTCCTGTTCTTGTTCTTGTCTGTTGACGTCAATAATAATGCCAACATGTTTGGATATAGGATGTGTTAGGTCACACATGGAGGCATGTTTCCTAGCTAATGAAAAGAACTGAGGAGTCATACACAAAAAGTAGTTAATGGAGATCTGAAAGTTTTCATTGAGAAGcagacattttttttcaaagtaaaataaatatttataatccCAGGAAAGATTTCCGCTCAGTGATAGTTTTATGTTAGACTTTTTTACTATGTTGTTCCAATTCAGTGTAGCTTATCTTCTTGAATCTCCTTCAGAATTTTCAGCAGAGCACCTCTAAGAGAGCTGAAGATCTTGCTAagtgaaaatgcaaaatattcatCTAAGTAGGTATGTAGACAAATGCTTCTCTATTGACAAGAAAACAATAGACAAAACTACTGATTTCAGTAGGGTCTACAGAAACTTCTTCTATTCTGTAAGCGGTTTGGAAAgttatgtttctttttattccttccaGAATTTTGAATTTCTTAAGTACAAGACTCCAATAACAAAACCAATAAagcaatgcaattttttttttacttttaaaagagcaatatatttttcatagtTCATGTAAGAtaacacattttatttaatcTGATATAATTTCCTGTTCTTTGATGTAAACTGTGCAGGTtgagacaaaaaagaaatttaggaatatattttagaaatgcTAAAAACAATTGGAGCGGTACTAATTTCAGATGTACTCAGAAAATGTGTTCATCTGTAGAACACAGAAGGAACCAAGACTGTCTACATTTATATCTAGTGCAACCATTAAGGATAACTGTGAACTTAGAATAATTTGAATTTAGAACTATCAAGCTGGATTTCCTAAAAGACAGCTTAGGAAAATGAACTTTACAGATTTTTAATATCTATTTGTCTTCTGTTTGGAAACAGAAGCAATCCAAGTTGTtgccattaaaaatattttacactaTATAAATATGATTTATCTCATGTATTTTCCCTTAATGATTCATAGAGGAAAGCAGCAATATGtgaatttttgtttttgcaGGCTGTATGATCAGTAAACTATTATGCAGCCTCCTGAACACAGATCTTTTAACTGGATTCACTGTACTCTGTAGAGGAGTGAGATTGGCTTTTTGCAGGGCTAAGTTCATTTGAAAGATGCTGAAATGCTCATATCTCTACATATAGTTGGGAGTAGATTTTCTTACACTGTTCTGTACTTTCTGTACAAAAGTACCACCCAGATTTTGTGCAGAACTCTAGTCCTGTTGAAACTCTTGATGTCAGCACGAGGCACAAGGTCCTGCTGTGCAGGCGACTATGCAGCCATGCCCACAGCGTGCTTGGTGCACTTGTGATActctgggcagtgctggtgggAGAGCAACAGTGGTTTTAGCTCCTTCCCTTAGTAATTCTGCAGCCACACAAgaatttcacttttattttgttAGTGCATCTATAAGCAGACCCAAGGCTAGGATGCAGAATGTCCTCTGTGCACATTCCTGCTTGTTCTGGGTGGATTTTCTAGCAGTCTCTCTTTTATTGGTATGCTGATCATGGCTTCATTTTCAAACACACATTAAAATTTATAGCTATACAATGTAGGAGATGGAGAACCAGCCCATCCCGATCATTTGAAAATGCCTTTTCTGGGTATTTAGTTTTTCTGAAGATGACTAGCTATTTTTACATTACTGGAATAAACTTTCGCTTATTGATGATCTCAGAGTAATTCCATCTTatactggggaaaaaatcagttattttcttttacacCTCTGTTAAAATTTCCCATTAAGCTTACCTGGCTTAATGTGTATATGTATACTTAAAAGTGTATGTGACAAAAAGGTCTGTGGATGATACTGTCTGAACTGTGCTGCTTAAGCAGTCAATGGAAAAGCCTGATTCAAGTGCACTGCCAATCTAGCTCTTCAAAATTAGAGCATATTTTATGACTACTAGAGATTAAACTTAAAGTTTAAGGCTGCTTAGTTGGATGGATGCTTCCTTTACTGTAAGCCTATGCAACTGTGTAACCTTTGCAGCAGTATTTATAGAAAGAGCCTCTCTTCCTGAGACTTTTCTGGAGCATAATTATAAATATTCGTACACTTGTACTGTCTGATACTTACATCATCAACTTTCCGTAGCTTCTACAAAAGAGACAGGTTTGTGAGCATTTCTAAAGCAGTACTGAATGTAATTTTGAAAAACATGGATTGTGCTTCataacctttttatttttaaatacacacACAGCTAAATAGTGCCTTTTTTCCTCACAATCCATGTTGAAGATGCTTGCTCCCACTCACCCTCCGTAAATTGATTCATTTGTGCAATACTATTCCAACTTGAAACAATTCTGTCATAGCTGTTTGAGAAATAATCTCCATTTTTCCTCACTGTGCTGCCAGCTTTCTGTTGTTTAAGTGTTTCAGTTGATTACCTAATGCAAAtgctataaaataaaacacccattgggaaggggaaagaaaagaagtctGGTGTCCTGTCTTAATATTTGCATGTCAAATTCACGCTGAATGCTTTTTTTCTGGAGCATGTTGTTATACAGTACTGTGAACTTTATTGGCAGCTATTGTGATTttggaggggagagacaagctGGAGTGTAGCTCATCTGTAATAATTTAATACAGCTATAACCAAATACATTTAGAGGCCCTTAGAACTTGCATGGGCTTTGTGACCAGATATGTTTTAAGTTTGTAGGGGTTATACACTGTGCTTAAAGGTGTCATTGAAAAGTTCTTGATTTTAAAGCCAAGATTTGTAAGAACAGAAAACTGGCATTAAAACAGAGGATTGATACCTTTGTGCTTCCCTGCTTGAGGAAACAAATGACCAACCAATTGCTGTGGTATGAGAACACCCTCAGTTACTGCAGTGCTGAGAGTGATGTAAGAACTTGAGTAGACTAGAAATGTCATTTGCATTTGTAAGCAAGGACTTAGAACAAGAAAACACAGTGAGCATGGGTATGTAGCTGTTTAGGATTTCTGAGGCATACTGTATCCACTGCCCTGTAAACATCCCTGGCTGTGTGTGCTATGAAGCTGAACATCATCTCACCCTGCCCAGTTTCTTAGTGCAGTAGTTCCTAAACATGTCGTTCTCAGCCTTGACAATTAAGAACCATCATGGAATTGCTCAGCAACTTCCACTTGAGGATTTTGATGGCTTTTAAATCCCCCTTTTGTTGCTCCTGTGAATGGAAGTGATAGGTGTAATTGTGCACAGGAAACAAAGTCTCTCTGCTTTTAT contains the following coding sequences:
- the HS2ST1 gene encoding heparan sulfate 2-O-sulfotransferase 1, which encodes MGLLRIMLPPKLQLLAVLVFGVAVLFLENQIQKLEESRGKLERAIARHEVREIEQRHTVDGPRQDVTLDEEDDVVIIYNRVPKTASTSFTNIAYDLCAKNKYHVLHINTTKNNPVMSLQDQVRFVKNVTSWKEMKPGFYHGHVSYLDFAKFGVKKKPIYINVIRDPIERLVSYYYFLRFGDDYRPGLRRRKQGDKKTFDECVAAGGSDCAPEKLWLQIPFFCGHSSECWNVGSRWALEQAKYNLINEYFLVGVTEELEDFIMLLEAALPRFFRGATELYRTGKKSHLRKTTEKKLPTKETIAKLQQSEIWKMENEFYEFALEQFQFVRAHAVREKDGELYILAQNFFYEKIYPKSN